Genomic DNA from Candidatus Koribacter versatilis Ellin345:
CGACGCCGCAAGCCGCTCGCCACACCGCCGGCGGATCCAAGCCCGGCGCCGGACTCTCTCGTGCCAGCCGCGCCCACACCAGTCCCTCGAACAAACACGCCAACGACGGAACGAGCAGCGATCAGCCTGAGAGCGCCAGCGCAACGCAGCCTCAGCCATAACTACTGTTCCGGAGTTTCTCCCGTCACAATCCGAGATTTCGCGCCGAACTTCTGCCAGTGTTGGAAGGTCGTCTGGTTGATCTCGCATTTCTTCCGTTTATCGTCGTGGCAGAACGTCACCGTCGCCTCCACCGGCAGCACAAACGACGTCCCATCCCCCAGCGGTTCCCGCCGATAATTCACCTGGTTGCTGCCAAAGCGCAGCGGAAAGCTCTTTTCGATATCGCGGGTCGCGCGCTCGAAGCGCACCAGGTCGAAGCTCTTACTGGCCAGCAAAATCCGTCCGCGATACCCGGGGAAGTCGCTGACAATTTCTTTGCGCTTGTCGTTCGTCTTCAGCGCCCAGCGCAGGTTGTCGTCGCGCATTACCTCGTAGTTGAAAACGAGCACCGGCATGCCTTCCCACGACGATTCACCGTCGAACATAAAGTGTGTCTTCGTGTGGCTGCCAAACAACAACCGCAGCGCGCCTCCAAAGTCGTCGTACGACCACGCGCCGTAGAGCTTCATCATGCTCGTCGCGTCAGACTGCTCCGCCAGCTTCACATGATTAATCGCAATCTCGCTAAAGTGCGGCTGATCGTCAATGTAGGCGATGCGCGCGCTGGTCGTATCAATCAGCTTGCGTTCTTTCCCGTTGTCGGTATGGTAGCGGCGCGTGTCCTGGTCGCCGATAATGTTCGGCAGCTTCGCATCGAATGACACTACCCATTCGCAAAAGTGCCGGAATGCCTCTTCGTGACCGAGGCCATCGGAAATCCCCGCACAATATTTTTGGTTGGTGACGTCAGTCGCACTCTGCGGTTCCTGCGCGATCCCAAGGCTCGCACAGCACAAGAATATTGCCAGTGTACGGATCAACAAATTCAAACCAATACTCCGATTCCTCCGCCCGTAATCAGTTCGGCGGAAGTGTATTTCCTTCTGGCAATATTCGATGCTCCGCGCCGAACTTGCGCCAGTGTTGAAAAATGACTTCAACCTTCGCGCAGTTCTTATACATTTCACCCATAACCTTGCCCATGCAACTGAACGATTCGGCAGATACCGGCAGCGCAAAGTTGGTATTGTCCGCCAACCGCACGTCATCGTACCGCACTTTCATCTTCACCATTTTCACCGGGAATTTCGGATCGACATCCGTCGTCATTCGCTCGAACTCCACGCAGTGTCCCGTCGCCTCATCGATCACAATTTTTCCCTCGTAGCCAGGAATGAATCTGCGGTTCCCGGCTGCCCCAAGCGCCCAACTCCCGTTCTCGGCCCGCCGAACTTTGAACTCGTAAGAGAGCAGCTTCTCGCCGTGCTCCCCCACTATTTCTTTGTCGAACTTAAACCGGCTTGCACGGACATCCGCCACCAGGCCTTCGAGCGATGCGCCCAGCTCCCCCGTGGACCAAGCACCATTTAACTGGAAGATTGTTTTTGTCGTAGGAATTCCGTTGACCGCCAGGCCCGCGTATTCCACGCGGCCGCCATCGTAATGCGCTGTCATCGTGATCGTGTCGCTCGGATTCCACCCCACTGGCCGAAAAAACTGGCGGTCCATCTTCTCATCCGCCAGGATGTTCGGCAGTCGTTCGCGAAACGTCAGCACCCAGTCGCAAAACGAGAGCAGGGAATCGGAATGCTGCATACCCTGCGCTAGTTTCACGCAGTCGGACTCGGGCATAAGCCGCTCGACAACTGGCGGCGCGGGCACTTCTGGCGCAGGTACTGGCGATCCGCTTTGCTGGGCAGCCGCGCAGACCGTCAACGTCGAAATCGCGAGCATAACCACCAGGCGCACTTCAGCCTCACTATTTTGGCTCTACCCGCCAGTTCCGAAACGTTATCTCGTTAGTCAAGGAATTTGTAACTTCGTCGTCGTTGGTAACGGAACTCCTCGTCTCCGCACGGACGGGCAAAACCAATTCGTTGTTCTCAGACACGTGGATGTTCTCGTAATCAATCTCCTCTGAGAAATCCATTCTCGGAGAGGTAGGAACCAACTCCGTCGTCTCCCATTCCAGCCGCGTCGGCTGTCCTGTATCGCCGTCGAGAGAGATCTTGCCTTTATACCCCGGCACCGCTCTTGCCGCTCCCATCAGCACCCAACTCGTGTTGTCTCCGGGTGAGATCTTGAAATCGTAGACGAGCACGCGCTTCCCCTGGCCCCGCTTTTGATCCTTCGCGAACTTGAAGCTCGTGTTTCTCCCATCCATGAGCACCGCTTCCAGAGCGCCGCGAAGTTCCCCCGTGGAAAGAAAACCGTTATTGAGCTCGTACTCTAAAATCGGCGTCTTCGTCGTCTTACCGCTCATTTTCAAGTTCGAGTACCGCACCATTTCGTCACCATAGTGCGCGAGCATGCTGATCGTTTCAACGGGTTGGGATCCGTACTGCCCGGGGGCTGATCGTTTGATCTTTTCATCCACCTGGAGCTTTGGCAGACGCTCCCGGGACGTCAGGGCCCATTTGCAGAAAGAGACGAGGACGTCGCCGTGCTCAACGCCCTCTGCGAGCTTCTCGCAATCGGAGACCGGCATCATTTCCTCCGGCGCGCGATGCTTGTACCGCGTCCCCGGCGGTTTATCCAGAAATGGAGCGCTCCGCAATTGACTATTGCGGTCCGCCTGCGCCCACCCAAGCGCCGTGCATAGCAGTACGCCGAATGCCACGTAACCCTGTCGCATCTACTCTCCTCGCCCCGGCAACGAAATATGTCCCTTCTGATACAAGAACGAAACTCCCAGCAGCACCACGCCCAGTCCGATGAAACTCAATATCCGGAAACCAAGGTCCAGCATCGACGTGTCGAACAAGAACACTTTGATAATCGTAATTCCCAGCAACACGATCGCCTGCCAACGTAAGAACGCGGATCCGCGACGGAACCCTATGAACATCAGTGTTGCACCGTACAACATCCACACCGCGGAATGCGAGAAGCTGCGAATCGTCTCTACGCTACGGGCTGCTGCGTAAGAGTGCTCCGTCCATTTCTCGTTGATTTCCGGCTGGAAGAAGTCCTGAACTTCGTGGAACAGCGCGATCAGCGCGAACCCGTTCAGCATCACGCCAGCTGCGAGTCCACCGGAGCGCTCATCAGAACGTTCCGATTTTTGCGCTCCGTATGCCACCGCGCCGAGCACCGCAATCGCCACCAGGAACGTCGCAAATCGCCAATTCAAGAAGAGGAATGGCTGCCTCTGCCAGCCTTCAACCAGCAGCCTGAACAATCCAAACAGAAGCGCCACAATGCCAAAGATCTTCAGGAACTCATGGCGCAGCCGTTGCGCCACGTATAACAGCGCCGCCGATTCCACCAGCCAGCCCATCGTGATCCAATGCCCATTTAGCTTCAACGGAATCGCAGTTGTCACGAAGCCAATCGCCAGCGCCAGGTGCACGAGATTCAGAAGGCGACGGTTTTCCGCGCCGGCAGCCTGCTTGGCCACCTGTTGTGCCAGGAGCACGTAAAACGCCGCCAATCCAATTGCCAGCCATGCCGAAGCGTTGTCTCGAAACGTGTTCGGGTGGGCGTTGCCGAACAAGTCGTACATCTCGAGGAAATATGCGGATGCGTTTGCCAGCGCCAGCATCGCGGCCAGAAAAGTCGCGTCTACCGGTTCCTTCACGCGCGGAACCAGCGCCCCCGCCGCAAAGATCAAAAAGAACAGCGTCGCAAAGAACGAGGTGACACCGAATTCGTTGATGTTGTAATAAGTGGCGCTCCAGGCGATGTACATGAACAACGTTCCGAAGAACGCGCCCACCGCCAACCGCCGCCACCCGCGCAAGGCCGTAAGCGTCACCGCGCCGGCCGCGAGAAGCGTCGTGTAGGAGAACAGAAATATTTCGTGGTTCTGCCCGGTCGAGCAAAGTGCCGGTGTCGAGAATCCTCCGGCAAGGGCGTACGCCGCGAGCAGTTGTGCATTCTGCGTCAGCGCCATCACCACCGTCGAGGCCGTCACGATCGCCATCGCCACAAAGCCAACGCCCGGCGAAATCAGGTGATACACCTGCACCGCAGCCCACAATGACAGATACAGCGTTCCAATTCCGATCGCCTTCAGGCCATACGAGAACAGGGCATAGCCCTTGCGCCGGAAGGTCTCGCTCCATACCGTAACCGCGATGCCTGCGAGCAATCCAATTGCAATTCGTCCGCTCGGCCCGATCCAGCCGTTATCGAATGCGTACTTCAGGAAATAGGAAACGCCTACCAACACCGCAATGATTCCCACGCGATTAAGCCAGTGGGTCCCGATGCGTGCTTCAAGCTCTTCCGCGCTCGCTGGCGACCTCCTCGCCTTCCGAGGAATTGGCAGTGCAGTCGGTGGCTGAGGCCTTGGCTGAACCGGGACTGGTTGCGGCGGAGCAACCGGAGCCGGTTTCGCTGTCGCTGTCGGACGTGCGTCCTCCAGGCGCTCAACGCGGTGGCGGAGCTCTTCCACCTCGCGGCGCAGCTCCGAAAGCTCCTGCTCTCGCGGATCCATCGGCACAAAGGTAGATGCGCGCAGCCCGCGACGCAAGTCATTCCACGTAAACCGCGCTGCTAGGCACCACCACGGACTTCTATGCCGCCGATTTCCTGCCTCACCCCGAGGTCCGTCTCGCTTCGGAGAGGTCGCTAGAAGAAAATTGTAATTATCAGCGCCAATTTACGGCCTTGGGCAGTAAACTGCCCAAGTGTTCCCGCGCTTCTAAGAACAGTCGTAAGCCGCATATCGTAAGGAGGCTTTCCCTTGGCTTTAACCTCGAGCACCCGTGAGAAAAACGGAGTTTTCATTGTGGACCTTAACGGCCGCATCGCCCTGGGCGACGGCAGCGCCGAACTCCGCGACGCCATCAAGAACGCAGTCGCCGCCGGACACCAGAAGGTCCTGCTCAACCTCGCTGGCGTCAGCTACATCGATAGCTCCGGCATCGGTGAACTGGTCAGCGGTTTCACCTCCGCCCGCACCCGTGGCGCTGACGTGAAGCTTTGCAATGTCACCAACCGCGTCAACGACCTTCTGCTCGTCACCAAGCTCTATACCGTCTTCGACATCAAAGACACCGAAGACGCCGGCGTCGGCGCGTTCTAGGATTCAAGTGTGCCTCATCGTCCCGCCCCCCGGGCTGTGAGGCACACGCTCCAAACTCCTCCTACGTCACAACCCACTCGTGATCCGTCGCACAGCGATACGTGCGTCCAGTCACATCTTTTTTCCCCAAGTCCGACCTATCGTGCAAATCGGGAAATTCCCAGAAATCCAAAGCTCTTTGAAAACCTGCCGTCTGCCATGCGGGAGCCGCGCTACTGCCGTCACTTCCCATGCCCTCTCTTGTCATTCAGAGGAGGGCGAGAGGCCGACGAAGAATCTGCTGTTCCGCCGGCAGCGAAAATTACTCCCGAAATTACGCAAAAAAGCACCAGCCCGTGAAGAAAATCGCTCCACCGAGCACGTTTTCGCAGCGATTTCGCCCCCTTTTTCCCAACTTTCTTGGTGCACCCTTCGTGCCCTTCGCGGTTGAAGATTTTCGCTTTTCCCCTCCTAACTCCCACGCCGAGAGGAATTTACCTCTAAGTATCTTTAGAAAGAGGAATTTGCGAACATTACATAGCCTAAGCTGTTGAAAACACAAGAGAGAGGGAGGGGGGTACCTACTGCTTTTCGTGCGCAATCGCTGCCACGGTCGCATTCACGGCACGGATATAATCCGCCGGTGCGATCAGGATCTGTGTCCCGCGCACCCCGGCCGACAGCGAGATCACATCGAAGATCTCCGCGAGTTCGTCCACCACCACGGGGTAGTCTTTCTTCGCGCCCAACGCCGTCACTCCACCGCGAATATATCCGGTGAGTGGCTGGACCTCTTTCAACGGCACCAGCGCGATCTTGCGATCGCCAGTCGCCTGGGCGAGCGCCTTGAGGTCGAGTTCGTAGTTGCCGGGGACGACCGCGAAGCAAACGCCGTTGCGATCACCGCGTGCGACCAGCGTTTTGAATACCTGTTCCGGTGGGAACCCGATTTTCTCGGCAACGCTCTCTGCGGCGAGGTCGTCTGGATCCACCTCATACTCACGCAGCTCGTATTGGATCTTCAGGCCGTCGAGGATGCGCCCTGCATTGGTCTTCATCCGGCTATCTTCCGCACGCCTTTCCCGTCTGAGACATAGAAGTCATCGTATCGCGGGACGAATGCAATCACTATCAACAGCTTAGCCACCTTACGGGGTTGGCCGGGTGCTCCCGCCCAAGTACAATAGACCTTTATCCCACGAAGTCACGGAATGCGAATGTTCTCTTGGAAAAAGGCCGGCGCTGGAGCCGGTGTGCTGTGCGCACTACTGATCGGGGTTGGTTGCAGCGACACCTATCGTCCCATCGCAACCGCGATTGTGAAGCCCGGCGGCGATCCTCAGCCCGCCAAGTGGGTCTATGCCGTCTATACCAATCCGACTGGCACCACTGGAACTCCAGGGCCCGGCACCCTTCAGCAAATTGACGTGTCTGGCGACAGCGTGGCAGTGAACATCAACGTGGGCACGAATCCGATCAATGCCAGCTTCCTGGGTACGCTCTCCTCGGTCATCATGACCGTGAACCAGGGTGCCGTACCGGATTCTTCCGAAGCCAGCATCACCGCGCAGCCGGTTTGCAACCCGCAATTCACCACTTGCAACCCGCAGCCCGCGAGTTCAGTTACTCTGCCGACAGGTTCGATTCCAACCAACGTCGGCTCGCGACAGGCTTCGCTGGTTTACATCCTGGCCTCGGTAGCGCCGGGGTGCCCGGAGGGCGCGGTCTACGCCGTGAACACTTCGTACGTGGTCGCGAACACTACGTGCGTCGGTAACAATCCTTCGGCGCTTACGCAAGTGCCCAACGCCGGCAGGCTGTACGTCATCAACCAGGGTGACAACACCGTGAGTGTGCTCGATCCCGTCAGTCAGGCAGTCATCACAACCATCCCGGTTGGAACTAATCCAGTGATGGCGGCGACTGACCTAAGTGGAAAATACGTTTTCGTTGCGAACAAGGGCTCGAATAATCTCACGGTGATCACTACGTCGGACAATTCGACTTCCACGATCAACGTCGGGAACGCGCCGAATTACATCATCTACAGCGTGCGTCGCAATCGTTTGTTTGTCACCAATGGTGGCAGCAACGACGTGACCGTGCTCGACCTCTCCGGCTCCACGCCCTCCGTGCTGAAGCTGTCGGTACCGGTAGGACACAATCCCACCGGCGTGGTGCCGCTCATTGATGGCAGCCGCTACTATGTCGCGAACACTAACGACAACACGGTCAGCGTTCTCGACGCGAACAGCAACGTCGTGGTGAAAACGGTTTCCCTTGGGCCGGCCGCTGCGATTACGCAGCCGCTCTACATCGAGACCGAGCCGACAAGCACCAAAATTTATGTGACTACGCCCGCGCCTCCCGCCGGCACAGCCGCAGCCAATAATCCCAACGACGCCCCGGGTATCACGGTGATCCGCACCGACACGAATGGAATTTCAAATTTCATTCAAGCGCCACAGGCGGACCCGAAATGCCAGGTGAACCCCACGGCGGGGCTGACCTGTGCGTATCAAGTCCCGAAAGAAGTGCTGGCGTTCCCGCGCTAAACGACGTCTCAAGCAAACGAGAAGGGTGGGCAAAAAGCCCACCCTTTATTCTTTTCACTCGATGAAATTATGCGGAGGCGACGAGCTCTTCGCCGCGACGACGCCGGTTGTAGCGCATCGCGATATTCATGAACACATTTCCTGCTGGCGTCTCGACGAACATCACCAGCGCTTCTGTGTCTTCGCTGCCTGGTAGTCCAACGTCATCCTTATGCACTTGCGGCGGATGGATCTTGAAGCGGAAGCCCTGGTCGTTGAGTGCGGTGACAGCATTGCCGATGACCAGGTTAGCGAGCTCGCAGATCGTCTCGGCGATGATCTCATCAGATTGCGCGACTTCCTGGCCCGCGAGGGTTGAGGCAATTCGTGTGGCGGTTTCGGCGTCGATGTCGAAGATGATGCGGCCTTCGATGTCGCCGGTGACGTTGACCACCGCGGCGACGCCCTTGCGGCGGTAGATCTCTTCCTCCATGGTCATATCGCCGATGCGCGTGTTGCATTGCAGCGTCTCGGCAAGCACCGCGTCGGCGGCGTTGATGAAGGGCTGGATGAGGTCCATCTTCATTGGCCGGAATCTCCCGCAACGGCAGAAGCCGACGCCATCGCCAAACCCTCGTCGCCAAGGACGTACTTGATCACCTCGTAGAGGACCTCGGGCTTCACCGGCTTCTGGACAAAGTGCCGCGCGCCCTTCTGGAGCGCCGCCACGATGTTCTCCTGATAGCCGACCGACGACACCATAACGATGCGGGCGTCGGGGTGCTGGCGCACGATGCGCTCGGCAGCTTCGATGCCCTCCATCTGCGGCATGGTGATGTCCATGAGCACGATGTCGGGGTGGGTGCGGTCGTACTCCGTGATTGCCGTGCAGCCGTCTCCGGCCTCGCCCGCCACCTGGCCACCAAAGGTATCAATCATCTTGGCCAGGTTCTTGCGGGCAAACACGGAGTCGTCTACCACGAGGTAGCGTACCGGTTGCCGGTCCTTGCTGCGGAGTAGAGCAGCGAATTGCTCCATACATTCCTCTCAGGGTCTGCCGGTATATTGTCGCCCAATCCGGCAAAACCGCGAAGTACTAATCAATCGAACGAACTGACCCGTTGCGCCGCGCTTTGTACCATGAGCAAATTCGGCAATGCATCCAGCGCAACCACTCGATTCACGTTGCCGCGTTCTATGGCAACCTTAGGCATCCCAAATACCACGCTGGAGCCCTCGTCCTGTGCAACTGCCAGGCCGCCAGCGGCTTTCACCGCGCCTATCGCATCGGCGCCATCTTCACCCATCCCCGTCATGATCAGGGCGACGACTTTTGGGCCAAACTCCTGGGCCACGGACCGGAAAAGCACGTCTGCCGAAGGCCTATGCCCGTTAACCGGGGGCTCATCGGACAAAACGACAACATCACCCATCGGCATACGGCGTACACGCATATGACGATTCCCCGGGCAGATCAAAGCACGCCCTGCCAGCAGCAAATCCCCGGAAGCGGCTTCCTTCACTTCGATGGCGCAGGACTCAGCGAGCCGGTTCGAGAACATCTGGGTAAAGCCTTCGGGCATGTGTTGCACGATCAAGATCGTACCGGCAAAATCGGCGGGAAGCTGTGACAGCATGAAGAGCAGGGCATTGGGACCGCCGGTTGATATGCCAATGGCGATGATCTTCGACGGCGTCGTCCGCGAGGCGACGGGTGGTCGCGCCGGCTTACGCGCCGAACGCAATAGCGCTTCATCAACTGTAGCGATTTGCGGCCTCGGCTTGCGCGCGGCGCCGGCAACCTTGATCTTCGCAATGATCTCATCTGCCACATTCTCAAGGGTGAGGGAAGAGCCCTCCTGCGGCTTGGCGACGAAGTCAAACGCGCCGAGTTGCAGCGCCTTGAACGTCTCTCGCGCGCCCTGGGTGGTGTGAGCACTCACGACGATCACCGGAGTTTGTCCGCGCTTGGTTATGTGGCGCAGCATTTCCATACCATCCATGTTGGGCATCTCGAGATCGAGTGTGACCACATCCGGCCGAAGTTCCTCGATCTTCTTGAGTCCAAAGGCCCCGTCCATAGCGGTGCCTATGACCTCGATCGCCGGGTCCTTCTGGAGCATCTGTGTGATCATCTTCCTCATCAGCGCAGAGTCATCCACCACTAACACGCGGATCGGCGTAGTCCTCAAGCCGAGGCTCCCAATTTTCTTGACCCGTTGCCGCTCGGCGCGCGCCCAAGGCGCTCGACCACAGAAGCAACGTTTAGGATCAAAACGACCTTACCGTCACCAAGGATGGAAGCGCCGCTAACCAAATCGGTTGCGACGAGATTGTCGTCCAGGGCCTTGATGACCAGTTCTTCTTCCCCAACCAGTTTGTCTACGACCATCCCAAAGCGGCGGTCGCCCAGTTGTACTACGACTACGAAAACCTTGTGCTTCTCCGACTGCGGCTGGCGCTTGCGGCCCTCCAGCTTGTCCAGACGAACCAGAGTGACGATCTGTTCGCGAAGCTGCAACACCTCGTGGTGGTCCACGACGTGGATATGCTGCGAGGTGGCGCGAGCTATCTCGACCACCGAGCCGAGGGGCACCGCATACAGCCGGTTGGCTGCGCGGAAGAGCAGTGCCTGCATGATCGCCAGAGTCAGCGGAACGCGCAACTGGAAAGTCGTTCCGCGCCCTTTTTCAGTCTGGATCCCGATGGAGCCCTTCAGGCGACGCAGCACGCTCTCTACGATGTCCATGCCCATACCGCGGCCGGAGATCTCAGTGACTTGGGTCGCGGTGCTCAGGCCGGGTCGGAAGATCAGGTTCAGCGCG
This window encodes:
- a CDS encoding STAS domain-containing protein, coding for MALTSSTREKNGVFIVDLNGRIALGDGSAELRDAIKNAVAAGHQKVLLNLAGVSYIDSSGIGELVSGFTSARTRGADVKLCNVTNRVNDLLLVTKLYTVFDIKDTEDAGVGAF
- the ybaK gene encoding Cys-tRNA(Pro) deacylase; protein product: MKTNAGRILDGLKIQYELREYEVDPDDLAAESVAEKIGFPPEQVFKTLVARGDRNGVCFAVVPGNYELDLKALAQATGDRKIALVPLKEVQPLTGYIRGGVTALGAKKDYPVVVDELAEIFDVISLSAGVRGTQILIAPADYIRAVNATVAAIAHEKQ
- a CDS encoding response regulator, which translates into the protein MEQFAALLRSKDRQPVRYLVVDDSVFARKNLAKMIDTFGGQVAGEAGDGCTAITEYDRTHPDIVLMDITMPQMEGIEAAERIVRQHPDARIVMVSSVGYQENIVAALQKGARHFVQKPVKPEVLYEVIKYVLGDEGLAMASASAVAGDSGQ
- a CDS encoding protein-glutamate methylesterase/protein-glutamine glutaminase — its product is MRTTPIRVLVVDDSALMRKMITQMLQKDPAIEVIGTAMDGAFGLKKIEELRPDVVTLDLEMPNMDGMEMLRHITKRGQTPVIVVSAHTTQGARETFKALQLGAFDFVAKPQEGSSLTLENVADEIIAKIKVAGAARKPRPQIATVDEALLRSARKPARPPVASRTTPSKIIAIGISTGGPNALLFMLSQLPADFAGTILIVQHMPEGFTQMFSNRLAESCAIEVKEAASGDLLLAGRALICPGNRHMRVRRMPMGDVVVLSDEPPVNGHRPSADVLFRSVAQEFGPKVVALIMTGMGEDGADAIGAVKAAGGLAVAQDEGSSVVFGMPKVAIERGNVNRVVALDALPNLLMVQSAAQRVSSFD
- a CDS encoding YncE family protein; its protein translation is MFSWKKAGAGAGVLCALLIGVGCSDTYRPIATAIVKPGGDPQPAKWVYAVYTNPTGTTGTPGPGTLQQIDVSGDSVAVNINVGTNPINASFLGTLSSVIMTVNQGAVPDSSEASITAQPVCNPQFTTCNPQPASSVTLPTGSIPTNVGSRQASLVYILASVAPGCPEGAVYAVNTSYVVANTTCVGNNPSALTQVPNAGRLYVINQGDNTVSVLDPVSQAVITTIPVGTNPVMAATDLSGKYVFVANKGSNNLTVITTSDNSTSTINVGNAPNYIIYSVRRNRLFVTNGGSNDVTVLDLSGSTPSVLKLSVPVGHNPTGVVPLIDGSRYYVANTNDNTVSVLDANSNVVVKTVSLGPAAAITQPLYIETEPTSTKIYVTTPAPPAGTAAANNPNDAPGITVIRTDTNGISNFIQAPQADPKCQVNPTAGLTCAYQVPKEVLAFPR
- a CDS encoding chemotaxis protein CheX: MKMDLIQPFINAADAVLAETLQCNTRIGDMTMEEEIYRRKGVAAVVNVTGDIEGRIIFDIDAETATRIASTLAGQEVAQSDEIIAETICELANLVIGNAVTALNDQGFRFKIHPPQVHKDDVGLPGSEDTEALVMFVETPAGNVFMNIAMRYNRRRRGEELVASA
- a CDS encoding DUF2339 domain-containing protein gives rise to the protein MDPREQELSELRREVEELRHRVERLEDARPTATAKPAPVAPPQPVPVQPRPQPPTALPIPRKARRSPASAEELEARIGTHWLNRVGIIAVLVGVSYFLKYAFDNGWIGPSGRIAIGLLAGIAVTVWSETFRRKGYALFSYGLKAIGIGTLYLSLWAAVQVYHLISPGVGFVAMAIVTASTVVMALTQNAQLLAAYALAGGFSTPALCSTGQNHEIFLFSYTTLLAAGAVTLTALRGWRRLAVGAFFGTLFMYIAWSATYYNINEFGVTSFFATLFFLIFAAGALVPRVKEPVDATFLAAMLALANASAYFLEMYDLFGNAHPNTFRDNASAWLAIGLAAFYVLLAQQVAKQAAGAENRRLLNLVHLALAIGFVTTAIPLKLNGHWITMGWLVESAALLYVAQRLRHEFLKIFGIVALLFGLFRLLVEGWQRQPFLFLNWRFATFLVAIAVLGAVAYGAQKSERSDERSGGLAAGVMLNGFALIALFHEVQDFFQPEINEKWTEHSYAAARSVETIRSFSHSAVWMLYGATLMFIGFRRGSAFLRWQAIVLLGITIIKVFLFDTSMLDLGFRILSFIGLGVVLLGVSFLYQKGHISLPGRGE